The Mesorhizobium loti DNA segment GAAGTGAAGGTGCTGTCGGGCTTCGTGCTTGACGAGGATGGGGAGACGATGATCACCACCGGCACGCCAGTTTCGATGCTGATCGAGAATGTCGATCAGCGTTCGAAGGACTATGGCGAGATCGCCCGCCAGTACCGGCCGGGCCATGCCGACTACACCTATGACGTCAAATACGGTATACGCGACTATCGTGGCGGCGGCCGCTCCTCGGCCCGCGAGACGGCCGCGCGGGTCGCAGCCGGAGCGCTTGCCCGCAAGGTGGTGCCGGGCATGGTGGTGCGCGGCGCGCTGGTGTCGATGGGCGAAAAGTCGATCAACCGCGCCAACTGGAACTGGAATTTCATAGGCGACGCGGAAAACCCGTTCTTCACCCCCGATCCGGCTTCGGTTCCGGTTTTCACGCAGTATCTCGACGGCATCCGCAAGGCCGGTTCCTCGGTCGGCGCGGTGATCGAGATCGTCGCCGACGGCGTACCACCGGGGCTCGGCGCGCCGATCTACGCCAAGCTCGACCAGGACATTGCGTCGGGCCTGATGTCGATCAACGCCGTCAAGGGCGTCGAGATCGGCAACGGTTTCGAGGCCGCGCGCATCACCGGCGAACAGAATGCCGACGAGATGCGCATCGGCAATGACGGCAAGCCGGTGTTCCTGTCCAACAATGCCGGCGGCATCCTCGGCGGCATCTCGACCGGCCAGGCGATCATTGCGCGTTTCGCCGTCAAGCCGACCTCGTCGATCCTGACGCCGCGAAAGTCGATCGACAAGGATGGCCACGACGTCGAGGTGATGACGAAGGGCCGGCACGACCCCTGCGTCGGCATCCGCGCGGTGCCGATCGGCGAAGCGATGGTTGCCTGCGCGATTGCCGATCATTATCTGCGGCACAGGGGACAGACGGGGAAGGGCGCAGAGCAGTAGGGCAGTAGGGCGATATGCTACGCCCCGCGCCCAGACAGCCAAATTTTTGCTTTCCCCTACTGCCTTACTGCCCTATTCCCCTACTGCCCTGCGAGCGAAGCGA contains these protein-coding regions:
- a CDS encoding chorismate synthase — translated: MSHNTFGHLFRVTTWGESHGAALGCVVDGCPPGIRFTRDEIQAELDKRRPGQSRFVTQRREPDEVKVLSGFVLDEDGETMITTGTPVSMLIENVDQRSKDYGEIARQYRPGHADYTYDVKYGIRDYRGGGRSSARETAARVAAGALARKVVPGMVVRGALVSMGEKSINRANWNWNFIGDAENPFFTPDPASVPVFTQYLDGIRKAGSSVGAVIEIVADGVPPGLGAPIYAKLDQDIASGLMSINAVKGVEIGNGFEAARITGEQNADEMRIGNDGKPVFLSNNAGGILGGISTGQAIIARFAVKPTSSILTPRKSIDKDGHDVEVMTKGRHDPCVGIRAVPIGEAMVACAIADHYLRHRGQTGKGAEQ